The proteins below are encoded in one region of Flavobacterium sp. IMCC34852:
- a CDS encoding nuclear transport factor 2 family protein, producing MSAEKNLSIAHLWFEAFNAHNLEKLLSLYDDEAEHFSPKLKIRHPETNGLVTGKDALRAWWQDAFDRLPTLHYKVTSLTSNADRVFMEYIRTVANEPDMLVAEVLEIKENCIIASRVYHG from the coding sequence ATGTCAGCAGAAAAAAACTTATCCATTGCCCATCTTTGGTTTGAAGCGTTCAACGCCCACAACCTTGAAAAATTATTGTCGCTTTATGACGATGAAGCCGAACACTTTAGTCCAAAGCTAAAAATCCGCCATCCGGAAACCAATGGTTTAGTCACCGGTAAAGATGCCTTACGCGCTTGGTGGCAAGACGCTTTTGACCGATTGCCAACCTTGCATTACAAAGTCACTTCGCTAACTTCAAACGCAGACCGCGTTTTTATGGAATACATTCGCACCGTTGCCAACGAACCCGATATGTTAGTAGCCGAAGTCCTTGAAATTAAGGAAAACTGTATCATCGCTTCTCGAGTATACCACGGATAA